The proteins below come from a single Aegilops tauschii subsp. strangulata cultivar AL8/78 chromosome 6, Aet v6.0, whole genome shotgun sequence genomic window:
- the LOC109778595 gene encoding uncharacterized protein produces the protein MLAVRLPTQVVLWGGKKSSCGEERKGEGRHARIGGGGGVFPADPVFRLPIFPAGAASACSKQDEISEGAGRRRGGVPASSVAAHDSCGAAAGECSGESAPSELEESAVKPDPKSTGWIRRVRVGANPIERPPCPGRMGALEKTIRGFVDREGNEVVKPELGTNFDSLTEAYDFYNLYSWEHGFGIRYGKNRINPDRRKTMQEIVCGCSVRI, from the exons ATGTTAGCTGTGCGTCTGCCGACCCAGGTTGTACTGTGGGGCGGAAAAAAAAGCTCTTGTGGTGAAGAGAGGAAAGGGGAAGGGAGGCACGCGCGAataggcggcggcggaggcgtcTTCCCAGCAGATCCAGTGTTCAG GTTGCCCATCTTTCCAGCCGGCGCGGCGTCGGCGTGCTCCAAGCAGGATGAGATCAGCGAGGGCGCGGGCAGGCGGAGAGGTGGGGTGCCGGCCTCTTCTGTGGCTGCCCACGACAGttgcggcgccgccgccggcgagtgCAGTGGCGAGAGCGCCCCATCGGAGTTGGAGGAGTCGGCGGTAAAGCCTGATCCGAAGTCGACCGGCTGGATTAGAAG GGTACGTGTGGGCGCAAATCCAATTGAGCGGCCACCCTGCCCAGGCAGGATGGGAGCGCTTGAGAAGACTATCAGGGGCTTTGTGGACAGGGAGGGGAATGAAGTAGTGAAGCCAGAGCTAGGGACAAATTTCGACTCGCTGACAGAGGCTTACGATTTTTACAACTTATATTCGTGGGAGCATGGCTTCGGCATTAGATACGGGAAAAACAGGATCAATCCTGATAGAAGGAAGACCATGCAGGAGATTGTATGTGGATGCTCAGTAAGAATATAA